One genomic segment of Besnoitia besnoiti strain Bb-Ger1 chromosome VII, whole genome shotgun sequence includes these proteins:
- a CDS encoding hypothetical protein (encoded by transcript BESB_079910) yields MPINPEGGFETEMERDLRINRKRYAHRVYTNANKCLLDEKFRVFHCKRCTAHVLITDADVEGAPRRRTDNAPVFCPDKNLVKLRTKPVKEPVKVKRLKGLETQYLHACADCGQNVAYQSVPHDDPKAVPFVYLIETAVIFPKSSTKRRQRCRVCGFVPRNEQHFEDHKRERGHWDQESGTFSATEDNNDTPINPIIVG; encoded by the coding sequence ATGCCGATCAATCCCGAGGGCGGTTTCGAGACGGAGATGGAGCGCGACCTGCGCATCAACAGGAAGCGCTACGCCCACCGCGTGTACACGAACGCGAACAAGTGTCTGCTGGACGAGAAGTTCCGCGTTTTCCACTGTAAGCGGTGCACGGCTCACGTCCTCATCACCGACGCAGAcgtcgagggcgcgccgcggcgtcggacCGACAACGCGCCGGTTTTCTGCCCAGACAAGAACCTCGTCAAGCTCCGGACGAAGCCGGTGAAAGAGCCTGTGAAGGTAAAGCGGTTGAAGGGCCTCGAGACACAgtatctgcatgcatgcgcagactGTGGCCAGAACGTCGCGTACCAATCCGTTCCCCACGACGACCCCAAGGCCGTGCCCTTCGTGTACCTCATTGAGACTGCAGTCATCTTTCCCAAGAGCTCGACGAAGCGCCGACagcgctgccgcgtctgcggcttcgtcCCACGAAACGAACAGCACTTCGAAGACCACAAACGTGAACGCGGCCACTGGGATCAAGAAAGCGGCACTTTCTCTGCGACTGAGGACAACAACGACACACCCATCAACCCGATCATCGTTGGATGA
- a CDS encoding hypothetical protein (encoded by transcript BESB_079920): MLVGAFLCPDFPRSRRSLLNRYEAFGIALLRNEERRCQTKRHLPPYSSAHGDSGHGQRLLGGGLKRHSRRSGLRPLATHSRAETSSSSSLRASSSSPDLSSSASGTSFQPRAVSSLGFLEAPRFGSRTGAAGGTLRFVHNSLAERWCVVAKPAGWSLEPQSVRPSVRTVLQPLLDAAIVSRACGLQTGLCSSEAEAGHGAGAGAAELLMSKEMRGAVEGEVEEQEESKAIFFPLQLDADAQGLVFVATDEAMNRQLKSMLQDGSIRREFRVLADLSSVAPPSSPQSSPLSSRATLSLSSVGLPSPRLAAPASSALSLDSLPDFADPSSSWSAAVSAPQSSRASACAAAVGDLPSSWSSPYAEACGGGRKLRGTRRGRAPSGDLSPIRPTSWTAALPLFAVPLRWRASPVERLLAARAVREGAERVQREDAGADVAAEGRRRASTPLRTPLFPASTEVRGCLRLWDPRTGELFTQGSLKSHISARHAKLRLRPVPEKIRLETSQERLLHAVQKAGSRRRDEKLLQRGEASAPFSLVASPALAGKDSRFVSLKRRELLQLLDGSFVLHSLSSVISQNALSHSSGLSASASSLLSEHGKQLFPGDAAGAASRVSRSPELLLLPSLRPSYLAPGAPASFLALPRLSSSWAARTTFTLLSLHRARLLDGSVRLVGLYRVSTQEPPRSHQIRVHFSEAGCPLANDTLYHPSFSGDFKRKVLISSCLTKPDEESAKPQSGSETERSLCFPEDPFGLDHCDEVDSREAFGASPASPASPYSPEAASASGVACGEHTRLGREGEAKAPGTYRAVDGATSPSVAGTPSGDGSEAPPASAARDAGSGGFSVRTNLPGEDGPEGDAGRETAGRGRKKARLQEKTPPSDSLPPLQSADGLLAFDPQEPAVPCFSLSFAASQTLLKAPSHTAGPADRDGVEPPLGDGAPSSANPRQGAAAASSPFFAHSEVLPNHGERGGRACAQVSSPHTASSVGVAAPHETRCHAALPRSSSGGAPAPVISSRALAGDEAGRSCFAAAETRPPPQLCRLAEPGLCASLGLQLFRLTMRDPLKPREKATEELVFELDVPPEWGGIRDSSQKEDLELWEKEGQAFTAQAADARSESGVSAFPTHTAKARHA, translated from the exons ATGCTCGTGGGCGCATTTCTGTGTCCAGACTTtccccgcagccgccggtcTTTGCTGAATCGCTACGAGGCCTTCGGCATCGCACTCCTTCGCAATGAAGAGCGCCGTTGCCAGACGAAGCGTCATCTCCCGCCCTATTCGTCTGCgcacggagacagcgggCACGGACAGCGGCTGCTTGGGGGAGGTCTGAAGAGACACAGCCGTCGCAGTGGGCTTCGCCCTCTCGCGACGCAT TCTCGCGCTGAAACTTCatcgtcctcttctctgcgcgcctcctcgtcctccccagatctctcgtcgtctgcttcAGGCACCTCTTTTCAACCTCGCGCAGTGTCCTCTCTGGGGTTTCTGGAGGCTCCCCGCTTCGGCTCTCgcacgggcgccgcgggcggcacgCTTCGCTTCGTTCACAATTCGCTCGCTGAGCGCTGGTGCGTCGTCGCCAAGCCGGCTGGTTGGTCTCTGGAGCCTCAGAGTGTGCGGCCGTCGGTTCGGACGGTTCTACAGCCTCTGCTCGACGCCGCCATCGtctcgcgggcctgcggGCTCCAGAcgggcctctgcagctccgaggcggaggcaggccacggcgctggcgccggcgctgccgagCTCCTCATGAGCAAGGAGATGCGAGGAGCTGTGGAAGGCGAGGTCGAGGAGCAAGAAGAGAGCAAGGCCATCTTCTTTCCCTTGCAGCTGGATGCGGACGCCCAGGGGCTGGTCTTTGTCGCCACAGACGAAGCCATGAACCGGCAGCTAA AAAGCATGCTGCAAGACGGCAGCATTCGTCGCGAGTTTCGAGTTCTAGCTGACCTCTCCAGTGTcgctccgccgtcttctccgcagTCTTCTCCactgtcttctcgcgccaCACTCTCTTTGTCTTCCGTGggtctgccttcgcctcgcttagcggctcctgcgtcctccgcgctctctctggaCAGCCTGCCGGATTTCGCAGATCCCTCTTCCTCGTGGAGCGCTGCCGTGTCGGCGCCGcagtcctcgcgcgcctcggcttgcgcagcggcggtcgGGGATCTTCCCTCATCTTGGTCTTCGCCTTACGCCGAGGCATGTGGCGGAGGCCGGAAGCTGCGCGGCACCCGACGAGGCCGTGCGCCGAGCGGCGACCTCTCGCCAATCAGACCCACCAGCTGGACGGCTGCCTTGCCGCTGTTCGCCGTCCccctgcgctggcgcgcaTCGCCTGTGGAGCGGCTGTTGGCGGCACGGGCGGTGCGCGAGGGAGCTGagcgcgtgcagagagaagacgcaggcgcggacgtcgcagcggaggggaggcggagggcctcTACCCCGCTGAGGACACCGCTGTTTCCTGCCTCGACGGAAGTCCGAGGCTGTCTGCGGCTGTGGGATCCTCGCACCGGCGAGTTGTTTACACAGGGGAGCTTGAAGTCGCACATCTCCGCCCGCCACGCcaagctgcggctgcggccggtcCCTGAGAAAATCCGCCTTGAAACGTCGCAAGA gcgccttcttcaCGCGGTTCAGAAGgccggcagcaggcgccgagacgagaagcttctgcagcgaggcgaggccagTGCCCCGTTTTCTCtcgtcgcgtctcccgcTCTCGCGGGCAAGGACTCACGCTTCGTCTCCCTGAAGCGACGCgagctcctgcagctgctggacgGCTCCTTCGTCCTCCACAGTCTCTCCTCGGTCATTTCGCAG AACGCTTTATCTCACTCGTCGGGTCTTTccgcttctgcctcctccctcctctcggAGCACGGCAAGCAGCTATTCCCtggggacgcggcgggcgccgcctcgcgggtgTCGCGCAGTCCCGAACTCCTTCTTCTGCCGTCGCTTCGCCCCTCGTATCTCGCGCCTggtgcgcccgcgtcgtTCCTCGCgttgccgcgcctctctAGCAGCTGGGCGGCTCGCACAACCTTcacccttctctctctccatcgTGCGCGGCTGCTTGACGGCTCAGTGCGGCTTGTCGGGCTCTACCGCGTGTCCACGCAGGAGCCTCCGCGGTCGCACCAAATCCGA GTCCACTTCAGCGAAGCGGGGTGCCCCCTCGCCAACGACACGCTGTACCATCCTTCGTTCTCGGGCGATTTTAAGCGGAAAGTGCTCATCTCCTCTTGTTTAACGAAGCCCGACGAGGAATCTGCGAAGCCACAAAGCGGCTCTGAGACTGAGCGAAGCCTGTGTTTCCCAGAAGATCCCTTCGGCCTGGATCACTGCGACGAAGTTGACTCCCGCGAGGCCTTCGGTGcctctcctgcgtcgcccgcatcGCCTTACAGTCcggaggcggcctctgcttcaGGCGTTGCGTGCGGAGAGCACACCAGATTggggcgagagggagaggcgaaagcgcccGGCACCTATCGAGCGGTCGATGGAGCCACTTCGCCCTCGGTCGCGGGGACGCCCTCCGGCGACGGCTCGGAGGCTCCTccagcctctgcggctcgagACGCCGGGTCGGGAGGCTTTTCCGTGAGGACGAACCTACCAGGCGAAGACGGGCCTGAAGGAGACGCTGGGCGGGAGACGGCGgggcgcggaagaaagaaagcTCGTCTGCAGGAAAAGACGCCTCCCTCGGACTCGCTGCCTCCCCTGCAGAGCGCAGacggccttctcgccttcgatCCTCAGGAGCCCGCCGTGCcctgcttctcgctctcgttcgcggcgtcgcagacgCTCCTCAAGGCCCCCAGCCACACCGCAGGCCccgcagacagagacg GCGTTGAGCCACCcctgggcgacggcgccccTTCGTCAGCGAATCCGAGACAaggtgccgcagccgcgagcagcCCCTTTTTCGCCCATTCGGAGGTTCTCCCTAACCacggggagagaggagggcgggcgTGTGCTCAAGTCTCCTCTCCGCATACAGCGTCGTCGGTCggagtcgcggcgcctcaCGAGACGCGGTGCCACGCTGCCCTGCCTCGCAGCTCGTCgggcggcgctccagcgccagTGATTTCGTCGCGGGCGCTTGCAGGGGACGAGGCtgggcgcagctgcttcgcggccgcagagacacgcccccccccgcagctctgccgcctcgcggagccCGGGCTCTGTGCGTCGTTGGGCCTGCAGCTGTTTAGACTCACGATGCGAGATCcgctgaagccgcgcgagaaggcaacGGAGGAACTTGTTTTCGAGCTCGACGTGCCGCCGGAGTGGGGCGGCATCCGCGACAGCTCGCAGAAAGAAGACCTGGAGCTGTGGGAGAAAGAGGGACAAGCGTTCACTGCGcaggctgcagacgcgcgcagcgaatcCGGAGTCTCGGCATTCCCAACGCACACGGCGAAAGCAAGGCATGCGTAA
- a CDS encoding PUB domain-containing protein (encoded by transcript BESB_079930): MADGDSHAQDTPAGYRVVCDGDVCRLVPDSASKDESSPAPVSTEADKPEEVEFTQGGNPAFVALHINTEVRDQLVDFGFSRLRAEKALFHVSQQPGAASIEAAVEWLEAHADDEDIDSPITEQEKPKEKVVLTEEEAQRRAYELQRKLREDRLEREKKEAIEREKRRLAQTKAMLEQNAKLEEEQRKRQLAQLQKEKEDHKKERERQRQLLRQEYRERFGCEMPEEEDTTEEGAASRLKKMSGKEKVAYWCNVLMKKYRKDQKDGLRVCFTTLKTYCGNAKEHPLEEKYLSIRKENNAFKSRVLPFEGALELLDVCGFKDQGEFLVIEGQPDGFVLGQALKFIDVLLDQLRS; encoded by the exons ATGGCGGACGGAGATTCGCACGCACAAGATACCCCGGCAGGCTACCGGGTCgtctgcgacggcgacgtctgccgcctcgtccccGATTCCGCCTCGAAGGACGAgagctcgcccgcgcccgtctcCACT GAGGCCGACAAGCCGGAAGAGGTGGAGTTCACGCAGGGCGGCAACCcggccttcgtcgctctccaTATCAACACGGAGGTACGCG ATCAGTTGGTGGACTTCGGGTTCTCCCGACTCCGAGCAGAGAAGGCCCTGTTTCACGTGAGCCAGCagccgggcgccgcgagcatcgaggccgccgtcgagtggctcgaggcgcatgcagatgaCGAGGACATTGACAGCCCGATCACCGAGCAGGAGAAGCCGAAGGAAAAGGTCGTCCtgacggaggaggaggcacaGCGGCGAGCCTACGAACTGCAAAGGAAACTCCGGGAG GACCGTCTtgaaagagagaagaaagaggcgaTTGaacgcgagaagcggcgcctggcgcagaCCAAGGCGATGCTCGAGCAAAACGCGAAACTGGAAGAAGAGCAGCGGAAAAGGCAGCTCGCCCAGCTGCAAAAAGAGAAGGAG GACCACAAGAAAGAACGGGAGAGACAGCGTCAGTTGCTCCGCCAGGAGTACCGCGAGCGCTTCGGCTGCGAG ATgccagaggaggaagacacaacggaggagggcgcggcgtcgcggctgaAGAAAATGAGCGGAAAGGAGAAAGTTGCGTACTGGTGCAACGTGCTGATGAAGAAGTACAGAAAGGACCAGAAGGACGGGCTCCGCGTGTGCTTCACTACACTCAAGACGTACTGCGGCAACGCCAAGGAACATCCACTGGAGGAAAAATACCTCAGCATCCG cAAGGAAAACAACGCATTTAAGTCTCGTGTGCTGCCTTTCGAGGGCGCATTGGAGCTGCTCGACGTCTGCGGCTTCAAAGATCAAG GCGAATTCCTCGTCATTGAAGGGCAGCCCGACGGATTCGTGCTCGGGCAAGCGCTAAAGTTCATCGACGTCCTGCTTGATCAGCTGCGGAGCTAG
- a CDS encoding hypothetical protein (encoded by transcript BESB_079950) — translation MSSEAGSRASKAKECSSQASASAEPSLLSKVLRPSSHAEWHKDEAADVFWWLKQIAAIIVGVILGSLGITGWAGFLAFAIVQYLVANIWAQHAGLVGVCVEPFDVFTEQSFMAGGTFVVLWTLVYSLNVSHGVA, via the exons ATGTCTTCCGAAGCAGGATCCCGGGCCTCTAAGGCAAAAGAATGTTCATCGCAGGCGTCGGCTTCGGCTGAGCCGTCACTGTTGTCAAAGGTTCTCCGGCCGTCGTCTCACGCGGAGTGGCACAAG GACGAAGCTGCGGACGTCTTCTGGTGGCTCAAACAGATCGCTGCGATCATCGTCGGCGTGATTCTCGGCAGTCTCGGCATAACCGGCTGGGCGGGTTTTTTGGCCTTCGCCATCGTGCAGTATCTAGTAGCCAACATCTGGGCGCAGCACGCAGGGCTCGTCGGCGTGTGTGTCGAGCCCTTCGACGTCTTCACAGAGCAATCCTTCATGGCTGGAGGAACCTTCGTA GTCCTGTGGACTCTGGTCTACTCTCTGAACGTCTCCCACGGAGTCGCGTGA
- a CDS encoding hypothetical protein (encoded by transcript BESB_079940) — translation MDPYSGFVKRIAFRRVRQLASFILLVLPCVFRSPFTSCVVEAESPPQSSSVAAEEASGPPVDQAEGQELAAFHFDSLREVFKASQGRRHNADTVKRTLFLGRRTLDTVVRQASRHQARQDTEVTQNETPRSLSSLPSFSITSISTLTLGGIEHLHFFCSLERVEASDDSAIQCSPPPQAFPGSLKVGFIFQLVSNAANGSASQTPADQAGPPLCRIVHDSMREEYPSYLESAIGICIAFGFDTQLLVHEGNPVLDLLPNLYPEGLLSLGFESVPARYVKPYRSLSFVGIKPVQPTPKVRRTDRGEADFLPNEKLDLLSWRGVAVSPKMYRKALARVTAAIENALISDGATKIQDCTIHVGSPDSYAAFLERVDGEACNPGKPLLGCLSAIRAATYTQESEDALRSMAKQVAQLTPGVSLGSLNMLSFLTEPKTWRTLHSLIGPPAARLFETPSQTAWYEEGMLAVKQHTAEKDVSLAPSSETLLSEALRFPLWFLDLFPSTQYWQSLKLGCVAEDLAYLREMGRVFIRQSPRHLEYAGVPDSKQQAREPPALLEEAVVNFEGQEGLREEAETFGDNDEATESILASAQFVLPNGKAVRPLQRVYAFEDLKAISIANPAEAATDDSIRKQWLASPLFDEQGDIQVTGVPARDGGTFDLRLLCTKHGRFRVSTGLVGWFSKYICEPAYVPKPNSEVTGQLREGDMPVNRLIGIEFEDRAPWRCGVSFLGTEQHMRETAVHGQDLLKIMTGLCSLFGFKTGWILDSVTDLSTKEKMKITMVLEKRISFYENQGFLLSINTFKSREHADTCIGSGVADPNAILSGICRQPQDILINPGFEANTFYTLVERTYDTLYNLTFDCTSPSWQNCGEAFPLSVMDPRGEGCAFERHPLFHELKFMNPEKCDVGRRIGGCHEFVRKHLKCNRKEKKGCKYLMFLHTQFLYPGGDVSKKLPDVIQAHYEVVGRDIHKEAGPLLFDAIRKSADNALSKIRPEEREGAPEVGEEDATQASNGEDEAADIESVRDMLLESLIFVDWTATPQFWIRALYEYDKKTGARVDTEEKKLFCPVAYAWAYITRLHGQLYRHASDYFHDNTQASPNARGDQTANGQNDMPSPYSTGEAGEPEESRGLEATVTGVAEGLRPIEQHQF, via the coding sequence ATGGATCCCTACAGTGGTTTTGTGAAGCGCATCGCCTTCCGGCGTGTCCGCCAGCTTGCATCATTCATTTTGCTCGTGTTACCATGCGTCTTCAGGTCTCCGTTTACCTCATGTGTTGTGGAGGCTGAGTCCCCTCCTCAGTCCTCCTCTGTTGCCGCTGAAGAGGCCAGTGGACCGCCTGTCGATCAGGCGGAAGGTCAGGAGCTGGCGGCTTTCCATTTTGACTCTCTGAGAGAAGTCTTCAAAGCCTCCCAGGGCAGGCGCCACAATGCCGACACTGTCAAGAGGACTCTTTTTCTAGGTCGTCGAACGCTTGACACGGTCGTGCGTCAGGCCTCGAGGCATCAGGCTAGACAAGACACCGAAGTCACGCAGAACGAGACTCCCCGGAGCCTGTCTTCCCTCCCGTCGTTTTCAATTACCTCCATATCGACCCTGACTCTGGGAGGAATTGAGCATCTGCACTTCTTTTGCAGTCTGGAACGAGTGGAAGCGAGCGACGACTCGGCGATTCAATGCAGCCCACCGCCACAAGCGTTTCCTGGCTCGCTGAAGGTGGGATTTATCTTCCAGTTGGTCTCGAACGCCGCCAACGGTTCAGCTAGTCAGACTCCAGCCGACCAAGCCGGTCCCCCGCTGTGTCGCATTGTCCACGACTCCATGCGGGAGGAATATCCGTCATATCTTGAGTCAGCGATAGGCATTTGCATAGCTTTCGGGTTCGACACGCAGCTGCTTGTGCATGAGGGCAATCCGGTTCTGGACTTGTTGCCGAATTTGTACCCTGAGGGCTTGCTTTCGCTAGGCTTCGAATCCGTTCCAGCTCGCTATGTGAAACCTTACCGGTCCCTGTCGTTTGTGGGGATTAAGCCCGTGCAACCGACGCCCAAGGTCAGACGGACAGATCGCGGCGAAGCTGATTTCCTGCCCAACGAAAAGCTCGACCTTCTCTCGTGGCGCGGAGTCGCTGTGAGTCCAAAGATGTACCGGAAGGCGCTCGCACGCGTCACAGCGGCAATCGAAAACGCGCTCATTTCCGACGGCGCAACGAAAATCCAGGACTGCACCATTCACGTCGGTAGCCCCGACTCATATGCTGCTTTTCTGGAGCGTGTCGACGGAGAGGCATGCAACCCAGGAAAACCCCTTCTCGGCTGCCTCTCAGCCATCCGCGCGGCTACCTACACGCAGGAATCCGAAGACGCCTTGCGGTCTATGGCGAAGCAGGTCGCTCAACTGACTCCGGGAGTTTCCCTCGGTTCTCTAAACATGTTGAGCTTTCTGACGGAGCCGAAAACGTGGCGGACACTTCACTCCCTTATTGGaccgccggctgcgcggctcttcgAGACGCCATCTCAAACTGCCTGGTACGAGGAGGGCATGCTGGCGGTGAAACAGCACACGGCAGAGAAGGACGTTTCGCTCGCCCCTTCCTCGGAGACTCTTTTGTCTGAGGCGCTGCGGTTTCCCCTCTGGTTCCTTGACCTCTTTCCGTCAACACAGTACTGGCAGTCCTTGAAGCTAGGCTGCGTGGCGGAAGACCTCGCGTATCTGCGAGAGATGGGTAGAGTCTTCATTCGCCAGAGCCCGCGGCATTTGGAATACGCAGGCGTGCCCGACTCAAAGCAGCAGGCCCGGGAGCCCCCTGCGCTTCTGGAGGAAGCGGTGGTCAACTTTGAAGGACAGGAGGGCCTGCgtgaagaagcagagacatTCGGCGACAACGACGAAGCAACCGAATCTATACTCGCATCCGCTCAGTTCGTCCTGCCCAATGGGAAGGCTGTGCGTCCACTGCAGCGCGTTTACGCGTTCGAAGATCTGAAAGCAATTTCGATTGCGAACCCTGCTGAAGCGGCAACTGATGATTCAATCCGAAAGCAGTGGCTAGCTTCGCCCCTTTTCGATGAACAGGGGGATATCCAAGTGACGGGAGTGCCCgctcgcgacggcggcacgTTCgacctgcgtctcctctgcacgAAGCATGGGCGCTTCCGCGTGAGCACAGGACTCGTCGGATGGTTTTCAAAGTACATCTGCGAGCCTGCCTACGTCCCCAAGCCCAACAGCGAAGTTActgggcagctgcgcgaaggcgacatgCCGGTGAACCGCCTGATCGGCATTGAGTTCGAGGATCGCGCGCCGTGGAGGTGTGGGGTCAGCTTCCTCGGGACAGAGCAGCACATGAGAGAGACCGCTGTGCACGGTCAGGATCTTCTGAAGATCATGACAGGTCTCTGCTCCTTGTTCGGCTTCAAAACGGGCTGGATCCTGGACAGTGTGACCGATTTGtcgacgaaggagaagatgAAAATCACGATGGTCCTCGAGAAGCGCATTTCCTTCTACGAGAACCAGGGGTTTCTACTCTCCATCAACACATTCAAAAGCAGGGAGCATGCAGACACTTGCATCGGCTCCGGTGTCGCAGACCCAAACGCGATTCTCTCTGGGATATGTAGGCAGCCGCAGGATATCCTCATTAACCCCGGGTTTGAGGCAAACACATTCTACACACTGGTGGAACGCACCTATGATACGCTCTACAACCTCACTTTCGACTGTACGTCACCGTCGTGGCAGAACTGCGGCGAAGCTTTTCCGCTTTCTGTAATGGACCCCCGCGGAGAGGGCTGTGCGTTTGAGCGGCATCCTCTATTTCATGAGTTGAAATTCATGAATCCTGAGAAATGCGATGTCGGGAGAAGAATCGGCGGCTGCCATGAGTTTGTGCGAAAGCACCTAAAATGCAATCGCAAGGAGAAAAAGGGATGCAAGTACCTTATGTTCCTGCATACTCAATTCCTCTATCCCGGTGGCGACGTCTCGAAGAAGCTACCCGATGTTATTCAGGCTCATTATGAAGTTGTCGGCAGGGATATTCACAAGGAGGCAGGACCCTTGTTGTTCGACGCCATACGGAAGTCTGCGGATAACGCTTTGTCCAAAATACGGCCTGAGGAGCGGGAAGGCGCACCGGAAGTtggggaggaggacgcgacgcaggctAGCAATGGCGAGGATGAGGCTGCGGATATCGAGAGTGTGAGAGACATGTTACTTGAGTCCTTGATTTTCGTTGACTGGACAGCGACTCCTCAGTTCTGGATTCGGGCCTTGTACGAGTACGACAAAAAAACGGGGGCACGGGTCgacacagaggagaagaaactCTTCTGTCCGGTAGCGTACGCCTGGGCCTACATCACAAGGCTTCACGGCCAACTATACAGACACGCCAGCGATTACTTCCACGACAACACCCAAGCATCCCCCAACGCCAGGGGTGACCAGACGGCGAACGGACAGAACGACATGCCATCTCCATATTCCACGGGGGAAGCAGGCGAGCCGGAAGAAAGCAGGGGGCTCGAAGCCACCGTCACAGGAGTTGCAGAGGGGCTGAGGCCGATCGAACAGCATCAGTTCTGA